A portion of the Candidatus Methylomirabilis sp. genome contains these proteins:
- the speB gene encoding agmatinase, with protein MSGRFLGCREAEAGARAVLLGLPLDATGCGRAGVKDGPAAVRQASQFLEEYSLPLRADFRDVGVYDALDLPLPPGNLQGALKAIEDEAGQILGAGLGLLALGGEHLVTLPLVRAVAARYPDLRILHLDAHADLADQYGGEPLTHATVMRRVAERVGPGKLIQAGIRSGTPEEAAFAEANTLWLDPRTPAGLDSTRRALSGHPVYLTIDIDVLDPGFAPGVSCPEPAGWTTGEAFAVLGALADLNVVALDLVEVCPPADAGAATAVAAARILRDAGILFFHP; from the coding sequence GTGAGCGGCCGCTTCCTGGGATGCCGGGAGGCGGAGGCGGGCGCCCGGGCGGTCCTCCTCGGGCTGCCCCTCGATGCCACGGGGTGCGGGCGGGCCGGCGTGAAGGACGGCCCGGCGGCGGTCCGGCAGGCCTCCCAGTTCCTGGAGGAGTATAGCCTCCCACTCCGGGCGGATTTCCGGGACGTGGGGGTCTATGATGCCCTCGACCTCCCTCTACCGCCCGGCAACCTGCAGGGGGCACTCAAGGCGATCGAGGACGAGGCGGGGCAAATCCTGGGGGCCGGGTTAGGGCTGCTCGCCCTGGGCGGCGAGCACCTGGTCACCCTCCCCCTGGTCCGGGCGGTGGCAGCCCGGTACCCGGATCTCCGGATCCTTCACCTCGATGCGCACGCGGACCTGGCGGATCAGTACGGGGGGGAGCCGCTCACCCACGCCACCGTGATGCGCCGCGTGGCGGAACGGGTGGGCCCCGGGAAGCTCATCCAGGCGGGGATTCGATCAGGGACGCCGGAGGAGGCGGCCTTCGCGGAGGCGAACACCCTCTGGCTCGACCCCAGGACGCCCGCCGGGTTGGACTCCACCCGGCGCGCCCTCTCGGGCCATCCAGTTTATCTCACCATCGATATTGATGTTCTCGACCCCGGCTTCGCGCCGGGCGTGAGCTGTCCGGAGCCGGCCGGCTGGACGACGGGGGAAGCGTTCGCGGTGCTGGGCGCCCTGGCCGACCTCAACGTGGTCGCCCTCGATCTCGTGGAGGTCTGCCCGCCCGCTGACGCCGGCGCAGCCACGGCGGTGGCTGCGGCCAGGATCCTTCGAGACGCCGGAATCCTCTTCTTTCACCCCTAG
- the speE gene encoding polyamine aminopropyltransferase — MEFWFTERQTADLSLSFRVKESLWVEQTPYQRLAILDTIQYGRMLVLDGAIQTTEVDEHIYHEMLTHVPLLIHPRPRRVLVVGGGDGGTVREALKHSEVELVELVEIDERVIAAAKRFLPSISCALEDPRARVIVGDGVAHVASAQGAYDVILVDSTDPVGPAIALFEEPFFASLHRALKPDGLFAAQTKAPYLDGALIGQIHQWVAKRFPVTSLYTAAVPTYPTGLWSFMLGSKRHPHDRPDETRAKALETKHYTPQVHRAAFALPRAVEEALERGRSAVP, encoded by the coding sequence ATGGAGTTCTGGTTCACGGAGCGCCAGACGGCCGATCTGAGCCTGAGCTTCCGGGTGAAGGAGAGCCTCTGGGTCGAGCAGACCCCCTACCAGCGGCTGGCCATCCTGGACACCATCCAGTACGGGCGGATGCTGGTCCTGGACGGGGCGATCCAGACGACCGAGGTGGACGAGCACATCTACCACGAGATGCTGACCCATGTCCCCCTGTTGATCCATCCGCGGCCCCGGCGGGTCCTGGTGGTGGGAGGCGGGGATGGAGGGACCGTCCGGGAGGCGCTGAAGCATTCCGAGGTCGAGCTGGTCGAGCTGGTCGAGATTGACGAGCGGGTGATCGCCGCGGCCAAGCGGTTCCTGCCGAGCATCTCCTGTGCCCTGGAAGATCCGCGGGCGCGGGTCATCGTGGGGGATGGTGTCGCGCACGTGGCCTCCGCCCAGGGCGCCTACGATGTCATCCTGGTGGACTCCACGGACCCCGTCGGGCCGGCCATTGCCCTCTTCGAGGAGCCCTTCTTCGCCAGCCTCCACCGGGCCCTGAAGCCGGACGGCCTGTTCGCCGCCCAGACCAAGGCCCCCTACCTGGACGGGGCCCTGATCGGCCAGATCCACCAGTGGGTCGCCAAGCGGTTCCCGGTGACCTCCCTCTACACGGCTGCCGTCCCCACCTACCCGACGGGGCTCTGGTCGTTCATGCTGGGAAGCAAGCGCCACCCTCACGACCGGCCGGACGAGACCCGGGCCAAGGCCCTGGAGACCAAGCACTACACCCCCCAGGTCCACCGGGCCGCCTTTGCTCTTCCCCGTGCCGTGGAGGAGGCCCTGGAGCGGGGCCGGAGCGCCGTGCCGTGA
- a CDS encoding sigma-54 dependent transcriptional regulator has product MRSGRVLIVDDDVDNRETLRDRLRLLGFEAGTAGSGREALAQLPDFDPTLILLDLQMPEMGGVEFLRAIRGQGVTTPVIVVTAYGSVENAVQAMREGAYDFITKPYDPAHLEVVIDRALDRERLHRQTRLLQAQIEAQHGPLVGDAPAMRQVLALARQVADSSATVLLVGESGTGKEMVARQIHQWGPRRSRPFLALNCAALSEALMESELFGHVRGAFTGAVAHKKGLFEEAQGGTLFLDEVGDTPLPIQGKLLRVLQDREIRPVGSTRSTRIDVRLMAATNRELGKLVADGKFREDLYFRLNVVGLSLPPLRERPEDMTPLVKHFLERFAREMKRPVPRLAAEAEALLVRYHWPGNVRELQNLMERAVVLTRGDRIEPAVLAPALQAQPTGDALPLHLPFHDGVKAFKRQILRHALERTAGNQTRAARLLGLQPTYFFRLMRTLGLKPPKSA; this is encoded by the coding sequence ATGCGGAGTGGACGCGTCCTCATCGTGGACGACGATGTGGACAACCGGGAGACGCTGCGGGACCGCCTCCGCCTTCTGGGGTTCGAGGCGGGGACGGCGGGCTCGGGGCGGGAGGCCCTGGCCCAACTCCCCGACTTCGACCCGACCCTCATCCTGCTGGACCTCCAGATGCCGGAGATGGGCGGGGTCGAGTTCCTCCGGGCCATCCGGGGCCAGGGAGTCACGACCCCGGTCATCGTGGTGACGGCCTACGGGAGCGTGGAGAACGCGGTCCAGGCGATGCGGGAGGGGGCCTACGACTTCATCACCAAGCCCTATGACCCGGCGCACCTCGAGGTGGTCATTGACCGGGCGCTGGACCGGGAGCGGCTGCACCGGCAGACCCGGCTGCTGCAGGCGCAGATCGAGGCCCAGCACGGTCCCCTCGTGGGGGACGCCCCGGCGATGCGCCAGGTTCTCGCCCTGGCCCGGCAGGTGGCGGACTCGTCGGCGACCGTCCTCCTGGTGGGGGAGAGCGGGACCGGCAAGGAGATGGTCGCCCGCCAGATCCACCAGTGGGGTCCGCGGCGCTCCCGCCCGTTCCTGGCCCTGAATTGCGCCGCGCTCTCCGAGGCCTTGATGGAGAGCGAGCTCTTCGGTCACGTTCGAGGGGCCTTCACCGGAGCCGTCGCCCACAAGAAGGGCCTCTTCGAGGAGGCGCAGGGAGGGACCCTTTTCCTGGATGAGGTGGGGGACACCCCGCTCCCGATTCAGGGCAAGCTGCTCCGGGTTCTGCAGGACCGGGAGATTCGGCCCGTGGGTAGCACGCGCAGCACCCGGATCGACGTCCGCCTGATGGCGGCCACGAACCGGGAGCTGGGAAAGCTGGTGGCCGACGGGAAGTTCCGGGAGGACCTCTACTTCCGCCTGAACGTGGTGGGCCTGTCCCTCCCGCCACTCCGGGAGCGCCCGGAGGACATGACTCCCCTCGTCAAGCACTTCCTCGAGCGCTTCGCCCGCGAGATGAAGCGGCCGGTGCCCCGCCTGGCGGCAGAGGCGGAGGCTCTCCTGGTCCGGTACCACTGGCCCGGGAACGTTCGGGAGCTCCAGAACTTGATGGAGCGAGCGGTGGTTCTCACCCGAGGAGATCGGATCGAGCCGGCGGTCCTGGCGCCTGCCCTCCAGGCCCAACCCACCGGGGACGCCCTTCCCCTCCACCTGCCGTTCCACGATGGCGTGAAGGCATTCAAGCGACAGATCCTGCGCCACGCCCTGGAGCGGACAGCCGGGAACCAGACCCGTGCCGCCCGCCTGCTGGGACTGCAGCCGACCTACTTCTTCCGCCTGATGCGTACGCTCGGTCTGAAGCCCCCAAAGTCCGCCTGA
- a CDS encoding ATP-binding protein, producing the protein MEPEINCRLTRSILTYLDRQKEGQGRQRFLEALGIPAAHLADENNWVSYDFYQKALRTACEVLNDPDAPFKIGQHAISKESIGAAYVLIRSLGTPLGVYRRGRDVYSRFSKVSDITIRNPQPGSLTVINQMRPGYPPDPAVCRVRAGMYAAVPAIFRLPAAAVREEACQCRGASICVYRVEWDESATGKLAVWGSALGAFSGLFLFLALHVRAPELSLVAKGSLALFPLLLGFTLGRLQDLNRNLSVNYDVVLDLHREIEDAMKLLEQKYGELRAAHQELEASYRIIDRRASELSTLFKASLALGATLDLDRLVDAVLHLAAMELGYDRAMVLLYDPERRVLSRGRIRGASPEVARRVEALEIAVDREPGAHAMVVATGEPVLVEDIREAGVPFNRTIVDALETEGFLVVPLKAQDRIVGTLAVDNLRSERRLTKDDERLLMTLGAQAALAIANAASYRLAEELNLTLEAKVRRRTEELEASFAKLQELDRLKSEFLSNVSHELRTPLNAIKGSIDNLLDGAAGPLKGEQRTALARAKGSADRLARLVNDLLDLARIEAGKVELARRPVRLREAVAEALDAARPLGEERRLRLDFPLPAEEVVVSADRDRLHQVLMNLLSNAIKFSPPEGRVWVEVAREEGGLVRTDVWDEGEGIPEEDQERIFEKFHQVSPGPGGKRAGSGLGLAIAKSLIELQGGRIWVQSSPGRGSRFSFTLPAMPGA; encoded by the coding sequence GTGGAGCCGGAGATCAATTGCCGGCTGACCCGCTCGATCCTCACGTACCTGGACCGGCAGAAGGAGGGCCAGGGCCGCCAGCGGTTTCTGGAGGCCCTGGGGATCCCTGCCGCCCACCTCGCTGACGAGAACAACTGGGTCTCGTACGACTTCTACCAGAAGGCCCTCCGGACCGCCTGCGAGGTCCTGAACGACCCGGACGCCCCCTTCAAGATCGGCCAGCACGCCATCAGCAAGGAGAGCATCGGCGCCGCCTATGTCCTGATCCGGAGCCTGGGGACCCCCCTGGGTGTCTACCGGCGCGGCCGGGATGTGTATTCCCGCTTCAGTAAGGTCAGCGACATCACCATCCGGAACCCCCAGCCCGGGTCCCTGACCGTCATCAACCAGATGCGCCCCGGCTACCCGCCCGACCCGGCGGTCTGCCGGGTGCGGGCCGGCATGTACGCGGCCGTCCCCGCCATCTTCCGCCTCCCCGCAGCGGCCGTCCGGGAGGAGGCCTGCCAGTGCCGGGGGGCCAGCATCTGTGTCTACCGGGTCGAGTGGGACGAGAGCGCCACGGGAAAGCTGGCCGTCTGGGGCAGCGCCCTCGGGGCATTCTCCGGCCTTTTCCTCTTCCTGGCCCTCCACGTCCGGGCGCCGGAGTTGAGCCTGGTGGCCAAGGGGAGCCTGGCCCTCTTCCCCCTCCTCCTGGGCTTCACGCTGGGGCGGCTCCAGGACCTCAACCGGAACCTCAGCGTCAACTACGATGTCGTGCTCGACCTGCACCGGGAAATCGAGGACGCCATGAAGCTCCTCGAGCAGAAGTACGGGGAGCTGCGGGCGGCCCATCAGGAGCTGGAGGCCTCGTACCGGATCATCGACCGCCGGGCCTCGGAGCTCTCGACTCTCTTCAAGGCCAGCCTGGCGCTCGGCGCCACGCTCGACCTCGACCGGCTCGTGGATGCGGTCCTGCACCTGGCCGCAATGGAGCTGGGCTATGACCGGGCCATGGTGTTGCTCTACGACCCGGAGCGGCGCGTGCTGTCCCGCGGGCGGATCCGGGGGGCATCCCCCGAGGTGGCCCGGCGGGTGGAGGCGCTGGAGATCGCGGTGGACCGGGAGCCGGGGGCCCACGCGATGGTGGTGGCCACGGGCGAGCCGGTGCTCGTGGAGGATATCCGGGAGGCGGGGGTCCCGTTCAACCGGACCATCGTGGACGCCCTGGAGACCGAGGGTTTCCTGGTGGTCCCCCTGAAGGCCCAGGACCGCATCGTGGGGACGTTGGCCGTGGACAACCTCCGGAGCGAGCGCCGCCTGACCAAGGACGACGAGCGCCTGCTCATGACCCTGGGGGCGCAGGCCGCCCTGGCCATCGCCAACGCGGCTTCGTATCGGCTCGCCGAGGAGCTGAACCTGACGCTCGAGGCGAAGGTCCGGCGGCGGACAGAGGAACTGGAAGCCTCCTTCGCCAAGCTCCAGGAGCTGGACCGGCTCAAGTCCGAGTTCCTCTCCAACGTTTCCCACGAGCTCCGGACGCCGCTGAACGCGATCAAGGGGTCCATTGACAACCTGCTGGACGGCGCGGCCGGGCCGCTCAAGGGGGAGCAGCGGACCGCCCTCGCGCGGGCGAAGGGGAGTGCGGATCGGCTGGCCCGTCTGGTCAACGACCTGCTCGATCTGGCCCGAATCGAGGCGGGCAAGGTGGAGCTCGCCCGCAGGCCGGTCCGGCTGCGGGAGGCGGTGGCGGAGGCGCTGGATGCCGCCCGCCCCCTGGGTGAGGAGCGGCGCCTCCGCCTCGATTTCCCGCTCCCGGCTGAGGAGGTGGTGGTCTCGGCCGACCGGGATCGGCTCCACCAGGTCCTGATGAACCTGCTGAGCAACGCCATCAAGTTCAGCCCTCCCGAGGGACGGGTCTGGGTGGAGGTCGCCCGGGAGGAAGGAGGGCTGGTCCGCACGGACGTCTGGGACGAGGGGGAGGGGATCCCCGAAGAGGACCAGGAGCGGATCTTCGAGAAGTTCCACCAGGTCTCTCCGGGCCCCGGGGGGAAGCGGGCCGGGTCCGGCCTGGGCCTGGCCATCGCCAAGAGCCTGATCGAGCTGCAGGGGGGTCGGATCTGGGTCCAGAGCAGCCCGGGGCGGGGGAGCAGGTTCTCCTTCACCCTCCCGGCGATGCCGGGAGCCTGA
- a CDS encoding DUF4346 domain-containing protein, with amino-acid sequence MARWHPPGGGLAAAAAVQDGAAQGWVAICTLAERELPARLAPAARLSRAVGPAVGLVGPLLSIPRGLERLVANLAARPAIQSLLVCGRDPRGVPAREALRRFWGAGLTPTGRIRGLPRLAPLRNLNPWSIALVRCRVRLMDLGSTRRVDRILREVGRIPRRRARGDRHVPRGATVQAPTLTPRDHGLDPAGYFVILAPTPDGRICCEHYRRDGTLTRRFLGRDAAGLCQAILQRRLPGTLAHAAYLGRELQKAEDALRAGVPYSQDDPVRLPRGRARTHPVQRRALPAREGGRKRGE; translated from the coding sequence ATGGCCAGGTGGCATCCTCCGGGGGGCGGGCTTGCCGCGGCGGCTGCGGTCCAGGACGGCGCCGCCCAGGGCTGGGTGGCCATCTGTACCCTCGCCGAGCGGGAGCTCCCGGCCCGACTGGCGCCGGCCGCGCGGCTCTCCCGAGCCGTGGGCCCGGCCGTGGGGCTTGTCGGCCCCCTCCTGAGCATCCCCCGCGGCCTGGAGCGGCTGGTGGCCAACCTGGCCGCCCGGCCCGCCATCCAGAGCCTCCTGGTCTGCGGCAGGGATCCGAGGGGGGTGCCGGCCCGGGAAGCGCTCCGCCGGTTCTGGGGAGCCGGGCTGACTCCTACCGGACGCATCCGGGGCCTCCCGAGGCTTGCCCCCCTGCGAAACCTGAACCCCTGGTCGATCGCCCTCGTGCGGTGCCGCGTCAGGCTGATGGACCTTGGCTCCACCCGCCGGGTAGACCGAATCCTGCGCGAGGTGGGGCGAATCCCCCGGCGCCGGGCGAGAGGGGACCGGCACGTCCCCCGGGGCGCGACAGTCCAGGCGCCCACCCTCACCCCCCGTGACCACGGCCTGGATCCGGCCGGCTACTTTGTCATCCTGGCCCCGACGCCGGACGGCCGCATCTGCTGCGAGCACTACCGGCGCGATGGGACGCTCACCCGGCGCTTCTTGGGTCGGGACGCGGCCGGCCTCTGCCAGGCCATCCTCCAGCGGCGCCTCCCCGGAACCCTCGCGCACGCGGCCTACCTGGGGCGGGAGCTGCAGAAGGCGGAGGATGCCCTGCGCGCCGGGGTCCCCTACTCCCAGGACGATCCGGTCCGCCTCCCGCGGGGACGGGCGAGGACGCATCCGGTGCAGCGCCGTGCCCTGCCAGCACGCGAGGGGGGAAGGAAGCGGGGCGAGTGA
- a CDS encoding arginine decarboxylase, pyruvoyl-dependent has translation MLETPTCYTLAVGAAEGETELNAFDNALLQAGIGNVNLVKVSSILPPKAAFCPEVVLPPGALVPTAYASISGDTPGERLAAAVGVGLSRDGFGVIMEFHGHCGKEEAEQRVEEMLQAAFERRRLALTEMRIRAVEHTVGRLGTVVAAVVLWYEGGNGGRP, from the coding sequence ATGCTCGAGACGCCGACGTGCTACACGCTGGCGGTCGGTGCGGCTGAAGGGGAGACCGAGCTGAACGCGTTCGACAACGCCCTGCTTCAGGCCGGGATCGGCAACGTCAACCTGGTCAAGGTCAGCAGTATCCTGCCCCCGAAGGCCGCCTTCTGCCCGGAGGTCGTGTTGCCGCCGGGAGCCCTGGTCCCCACCGCGTACGCCAGCATCAGCGGCGACACGCCCGGTGAGCGGCTGGCTGCCGCCGTCGGGGTCGGGCTCTCGCGGGACGGCTTCGGCGTCATCATGGAGTTCCACGGCCACTGCGGGAAGGAGGAGGCGGAGCAGCGGGTGGAGGAGATGCTGCAGGCGGCCTTCGAGCGGCGGCGGCTGGCGCTGACGGAGATGCGGATCCGGGCGGTGGAGCATACCGTGGGCCGCCTGGGAACGGTGGTGGCGGCCGTCGTCCTCTGGTACGAGGGAGGGAACGGGGGGCGGCCGTGA